Sequence from the Lepidochelys kempii isolate rLepKem1 chromosome 7, rLepKem1.hap2, whole genome shotgun sequence genome:
TCCACAGGCCTCTGCTCTTggcccccttctcttctccctcttcttcttagttctgggtaatctcatccacaaacacaaattcaactaccatctctatgcCGCTGACTCACAGATCTGCCTCTCTGCTCCAGACCTGTCTCCTCCTGTCCACACTGAAATCCCAGCCTGCCTCTGCCATCACCTTGTGGCTCTCTGTCTGTCGGCTCAAACACAACATGGCTAAACCAGAGCTCAGAATCTCCCCCTACCACTATCTTCTTTCTCAGTCACTGTGGACACCACCCCATCTTGCCTGTCACTCAGACCCCTACCCTGGGCATCATCTTCAAATCGGACCTCTCTCTAGGTGCTCACATCCAAGCTGTGGCTAAATCTCACCAGTTCTTTCTTCATAACATCTCTAAAGTTTGGCTTTTCCTAGCCAAGGAGTGGTGTATTGGGCTGGaactcagggctcctgggttcgactctttggtgcctcagtttcccccccatGCAATTGCGACGGCACTACCGAAGGGGATACTGTAAGGATAACCTAAATGACCACAAgaggccttgatgtgaggcctatAAACACCTTGGTAGACCTCTAGGGGTCCCTGGAAATGTCAAATGCTGACAAAAACGCAGTGCCCAGTTCCATCATAGGGGGAATAAAAGTAATTAAGGGCTTGAACATTTTATTGCTTCTGTCAGCCAAATGCATTACATTCAGCAGGGCTCCTTGCACCCTGCCATTCACCCCACTGCTCTCTGGGTGCCACCTGCCCATTGttctctatttcagggactccctccaatcttcccccctgccaggggctctgtctacCCACCAGTCTCCCACTGCCACCTAGCACTCTTCCTACTCAATGCTGGGaacccctttcccaccccccaccagagGCTCTGTTCACCCCTTCTCCATTCCTCCCCATGCCACAGTCCCCCAACCTCCCCTGTGCAGGGAGCTGAAGATACCCTCTCTGGTTTTTctgattttcccccaaaatccacagggctctgcccagtgcttaatttgtaatgaaaggggCTCAAGCAATTCTTTTACATTCATACCTGATGCAGCAACCAgagtgctggggctatgaactgccaagcccagagaccccggggctcagccctggcacaaattaagcgcTTGGTTCTGCCTGTTGTGGACATTCGGCCATTGTGGAATTGACCAGATGCAGTGTTCAAAGGTTATCATGTTATTGACACAAAGATACGCTCAAGTAGGGACTTTGCCTGCTCagtcaggcagagctggggagaggagggtggaTATTATTTGTATCAGGGAAGCGCCCCAAGCAGGGGTTGGGGCCCCACTGGGCTGGATACAAAACAGCGTGTGTTCTTGGCCCCCATGAGTCGCATGCTGCCACTAGGGGGTGCTAAGGTCTAAGCTTGCACCCAAGCCAGGAGTCAAAATGCTCACCAGCATGAAAGCCCAGGGGTGGAGGAGCAGAAGCAATGATTAGTGGATGTGCAGGTGGCTGGGGACCACACCCCCACgctccattgtgtgtgtgtgtgtgtgtgtgtgtgtgtgtaggggcacGGTGCATTGCCCACCCGCCAGCCCTTGCAAAGGCCCAGTGAGGCAGCACTAACACAGACAGACAAGGCacttcctgccctcctcctctgCTACACCCTGAGCAGAGCTAGCTGTGCCGGTGCCTGTTGGCAACTTGAAACTCCCCCAGTCCCCTCcatgcagcacagcgccccctagtgtaCGGTGCGGCACTGGAGTTAGCACTGACTGTGAGACCACAATGCCCTCTACTGAGCCCCCCTATtctctgcagcacagtgccccctagtgccTTGCTGGAGCATTGGCGTCAGTACTGACggtgaggggagagcgccccctaccccACTGCTTGCAGCCCAGTGCTTTGTGTCTAGCTACCATGTCTCCATAGGCAAAGTTTGGGCGCGCCAAGTAGCCGCCTTTGCTTCCTACTGTGCTCCTGTCTGGAGGGTTGGGGAACAGCCTCCTCCCAGCCTGGAGGCTCCTGGGTtttgcagagctggggagagagagctggctTGCTGCTGTCAGCTCTTACTTATCATGGCCTCCGGATCCGGACATCTGCTTCCTGGCCTGGCAGCCCTTTGTCTCTGAGATGTGGCTGGGCAGGAAGGGATGGCGGGATCCATCCCTGTTCTGAGCAAGACGCGGAGAACTAGTTACTTCATGGAGCCTGGACTATCCAGTATCCAGCCACCTACAGCCTGTCCCCTTTGAACACAGCCCCTGCTATCTCAACCCTGGACACCCCCCCACAAGCTCTGCTGGGGCCCCTTCATCCTGATTTGCAGCCCTTCTGCTGTCCCACAGCCCTGTCCATGCCCCTCAGTCttaacccacagccccctgctatctcCGCATCCAGCCTTCACTTTCCCAAGGCTCCCAACCCTGTATCCCCTGCAGGCACTGGACATTTCCTTGGGGCTGGGCCACGGGGTGGTGGATATAAATCACCCTAGGAACATAGGGGTTAAgctcttcttccccctgcccctttctACAGCTGAACGGGTGTTTcactgaaacttttttctttacTGTTGCAAATTGGGAAATCCAACACTTGGAGCAGAACTCTAGATAGCAAGGAATTGTGAAATTCCAAAAATAGAGAAAACAGGACATGGCAAACTCAAAAAATCCTGAAATCTAAAAATGAATGGACTCTGGGTATGTAGGAACTGGAAAAGTCAGAGTCCTGGAAAGGAAATTACAATAAAATCTCTCTCCCCACATCACACTGGGGCCATACCATGTAGGACCCCAAATTCTGGGCTCAGACACTCAGAGAAGCAGGAAATCACCAATCAGGAGACACCGACTTTGCCCAAAGTagcaattttaaaacatttattatttgtactttttttggggggagggtttgccCTAATCTCCCCCGTCGCCTGAGTCACACTGCTCTCGCTACACCGCGGGGTTGGAGTTAGcacctgggggcgggggagaggttGGTGAAGAAGCTAAGAGAGACGCtgcttctgggggggggggtagcacCCAAAATGCATCTttgaccttcccccccccccagttcccagCTCCATTCCCTACCCCCCAAAGTCTGCACTGGGATCTTCACGGAGGtgaccacccccgcccccccgcatcCTCTGCAGCACCCCTTCCCCAGACCCCAGGGGAGAGACCCCCACCAACAGCCTGCCTCTGCTCTCCAGTCCTTCCGATGCAGGCGGGTGGGTGAAGTCACTGGGGAGCAGCTCCCTCGAGGGGGGgctcctggcccccacccctccgGCCCCTTGGGGGAGTACAGTCCGGGGGGCAGGCCCCAGGGGAGGTCCCTAGTCCGGGTGGGTCCTGGCCCCCCACCCGTTCGGGGGAGTCTCTAGTCCTCGGGCGAGCAGGCCAGGTGCAGCTGGTCCGGGCTGCCCACGCTGCCGGTGCTGGAGCTGCCGTCGCCCAGGTCCCGGGGCCCGCAGGGCAGGCTGAGCTCCGAGGAGCCCACGGGGCTGCTGTCGGCGCGGGCGGCGCACTCCTCCTCCAGCGCCAGGCAGAGCGCCTTGAGCTCCAGGTTATCGGCGGCCAGGcgctcctgcagcccctccagCCCGGCCAGCTTGTGCAGGCAGGCGGCCAGCTCGTCCCGCAGCACCCGGGCCGCCTGCTGCCCGAACAGCTGCCAGTCCCGGGCCAGCCGCTTGGCCTTCAGCCGGTCGTCGTCCAGGAAGCAGCAGAGGTCGCGGAGCTCGCGGTTCTCGGCCGCCAGGCGCTCGTTCACCTGCTTCAGCTCGCGGATCTCCCGCAGATGCTCCTGCAGCTGCCGATTGACGCCCTGGATCAGCCGCCCCCGCTGCACCAGCGCCGCCAGcttctccgcctcctcctgcCGCAGCCGCCGCACCAGCTCCTCCTTGCTGCAGCCGCCCAGCTCCGAGTCGCTCAGCTGGGCCAGGGCCCGGCCGGCCGCCGGCTCGCCGGCCTCGCTGGCCATCGCGCTGCCGCAAGGTGgttcctgctcccccaccccttccagcgCCGCCACCCCGCCTCCTCCCGCCCGCAGACCAGCCCCGGGCCGGCAGCCTCCCCGGCGCAGGGCCCCGCTCCTCCGGGGCGCACGGGCCCCCCTAGCCACAGCCCTCGGTTCCTTCGGGGCGCACGGAACCCCCTCTTCTTCGGGGCCCACGGGCCCCCC
This genomic interval carries:
- the CCDC85B gene encoding coiled-coil domain-containing protein 85B, with the protein product MASEAGEPAAGRALAQLSDSELGGCSKEELVRRLRQEEAEKLAALVQRGRLIQGVNRQLQEHLREIRELKQVNERLAAENRELRDLCCFLDDDRLKAKRLARDWQLFGQQAARVLRDELAACLHKLAGLEGLQERLAADNLELKALCLALEEECAARADSSPVGSSELSLPCGPRDLGDGSSSTGSVGSPDQLHLACSPED